A DNA window from Myxocyprinus asiaticus isolate MX2 ecotype Aquarium Trade chromosome 45, UBuf_Myxa_2, whole genome shotgun sequence contains the following coding sequences:
- the LOC127435229 gene encoding low-density lipoprotein receptor-related protein 6-like — translation MFVVLQSVLLCSLYVQIHGLPLLLYANRRDLRLVDAAHGRANATVVIGGLEDAAAVDYVYAQGLIFWSDVSEEAIKRTAFNGSVPSGIQTTVVSNLASPDGLACDWMGNKLYWTDSETNRIEVSELDGMFRKVLFWQDLDQPRAIALDPGRGYMYWTDWGEIPKIERAGMDGTHRAVIIDTEIYWPNGLTLDYSQQKLYWADAKFNFIHRSNLDGSGREVVVKGSLPHPFALTLYEDTLFWTDWNTHSIHSCYKHTGENSREIHSNIFSPMDIHVFSQTRQSMEVMSPCSLKNGGCSHLCLLSPVKPYYQCACPTGVQLLEDNKSCRDGAVQLLLLARRTDLRRISLDTPDFTDIMLQTNDIRHAIAIDYDPVEGHIYWTDDEVKAIRRSYLDGSDAQFVVTSQVNHPDGIALDWIARNLYWTDTGTDRIEVTRLNGTMRKILISEDLDEPRAIVLDPVAGYMYWTDWGEVPKIERAALDGTERLVLVNTSLGWPNGLALDYTERKIYWGDAKTDVIEVMEMDGSGRRVLVEDNLPHIFGFTLLGDYIYWTDWQRRSIERVHKRTIEREVIIDQLPDLMGIKATYVHETFGVNPCAFSNGGCSHLCLYKPQGVSCACPIGLELMADLSTCIVPEAFLLFSRHTDIRRISLETNNNNVAIPLTGVKEASALDFDVTDNRIYWTDITLKTISRAYMNGSSLEHVVEFGLDYPEGMAVDWLGKNLYWADTGTNRIEVAKLDGQHRQVLVWKDLDSPRALALDPAEGFMYWTEWGGRPKIDRAAMDGSGRITLVPNVGRANGLTIDYAERRLYWTDLDTTLIESSNMLGLEREVIADDLPHPFGLTQYQDYIYWTDWSQRSIERANKTSGQNRTIIQGHLDYVMDILVFHSSRQGGWNACVSTNGHCSHLCLAVPVSGFVCGCPAHYSLNYDNKTCSAPTSFLLFSQKSAINRMVIDEQQSPDIILPIHSLRNVRAIDYDPLDRQLYWIDSKQNVIRRAQEDGNQSTIVVSSAMGGANLGLQPYDLSIDIYSRFIYWTSEVTNVINVTRTDGSRVGVVLRGEHDKPRAIVVNPERGYMYFTNLQERSPKIERAALDGTEREVLFFSGLGKPVALTVDNELGKLFWVDMDLRRIESSDLSGANRIVIEDSNILQPVGLTVFGNHLYWIDRQQQMIERIDKVTREGRTKIQARIASLSDIHAVHEVDMQEYNKHPCTSENGGCSHICIVKGDGTTRCSCPVHLVLLQDELSCGEPPTCSPEQFSCSSGEVDCIPQAWRCDGFAECDDSSDERDCPVCSDEEFQCDSKQCVDISLRCNGEINCQDRSDENKCEVHCPRDQFTCANGQCIGPHKKCDHNMDCTDNSDEVGCYATEEPSFPPTNTIGSIVGVVMVLFVVGAVYFVCQRVLCPQMKDDGETMTNDFVVHGPSSVPLGYVPHPSSLTGSLPGMSRGKSVIGSLSIMGGSSGPPYDRAHVTGASSSSSSSTKGAHFPPILNPPPSPATVRSQYTMEFGYSSNSPSTHRSYSYRPYSYRHFAPPTTPCSTDVCDSDYTPGRRVPHASSAVAKGYMSDLNYDSEPLPPPPTPRSQYLSAEENCESCPPSPYTERSYSHHLYPPPPSPCTDSS, via the exons GTACATGTACTGGACGGACTGGGGTGAAATCCCAAAGATCGAGCGTGCAGGAATGGACGGAACTCATCGCGCCGTCATCATCGACACTGAAATCTACTGGCCGAACGGACTGACGCTCGACTACAGTCAACAAAAGCTCTACTGGGCCGATGCCAAGTTTAATTTCATCCACCGCTCCAACCTGGACGGATCCGGCAG GGAGGTCGTGGTGAAAGGTTCGTTGCCGCACCCGTTTGCGCTCACGCTGTACGAGGACACGCTCTTCTGGACGGACTGGAACACACACTCCATACACTCATGTTACAAACACACGGGAGAAAACAGCCGAGAGATTCACTCCAACATCTTCTCTCCAATGGACATCCATGTGTTCAGTCAGACGAGACAGTCGATGG aggtgATGAGTCCCTGCTCACTGAAGAACGGTGGATGTTCTCATCTGTGTCTGCTGTCACCAGTCAAACCGTATTACCAGTGTGCCTGTCCAACTGGAGTCCAACTGCTGGAGGACAACAAGAGCTGTAGAGAcg GTGCAGTGCAGCTGCTGCTGTTAGCACGGCGCACGGACCTCCGGCGAATCTCTCTGGACACGCCCGACTTTACCGACATCATGCTGCAGACCAACGACATTCGCCACGCCATCGCTATCGACTACGACCCCGTGGAAGGGCACATCTACTGGACGGATGATGAGGTCAAAGCGATCCGCAGGTCCTACCTGGACGGGAGTGACGCCCAGTTTGTGGTGACATCTCAGGTGAATCATCCGGACGGGATCGCGCTGGACTGGATCGCACGGAATCTGTATTGGACGGACACGGGCACAGACCGCATTGAGGTGACCCGACTGAACGGCACCATGAGAAAGATCCTGATATCAGAAGATCTGGACGAGCCGAGAGCCATCGTACTCGACCCCGTCGCTGG GTACATGTACTGGACGGATTGGGGTGAAGTGCCAAAGATTGAGCGAGCAGCTCTGGACGGGACGGAGCGATTGGTGTTGGTCAACACTTCTCTGGGCTGGCCGAATGGACTGGCGCTCGACTACACTGAGAGAAAAATCTACTGGGGAGACGCCAAGACTGACGTCATAGAG GTGATGGAGATGGACGGATCGGGCAGACGAGTGTTAGTGGAGGACAATCTGCCGCACATCTTTGGTTTCACACTGTTGGGCGATTACATCTACTGGACGGACTGGCAGCGGCGCAGCATCGAGCGCGTGCACAAACGCACCATTGAGCGAGAGGTCATTATAGATCAGCTGCCCGACCTCATGGGAATAAAAGCCACATACGTTCACGAGACCTTCG GGGTGAACCCGTGTGCGTTCAGTAACGGCGGCTGCAGTCATCTGTGTCTGTATAAGCCGCAGGGCGTGTCGTGTGCGTGTCCCATCGGTCTGGAGCTCATGGCTGATTTGAGCACGTGTATCGTTCCCGAAGCGTTCCTGCTGTTCTCACGACACACGGACATCAGACGCATCTCCCTGGAGACCAACAACAACAACGTGGCCATACCGCTCACCGGCGTCAAGGAAGCATCGGCGCTCGACTTCGACGTCACTGACAACCGGATCTACTGGACAGATATCACTCTGaag ACGATCAGTCGGGCGTATATGAACGGCAGCTCTCTGGAGCACGTGGTGGAGTTCGGCTTGGATTATCCGGAGGGGATGGCCGTTGATTGGCTGGGGAAGAATCTGTACTGGGCCGACACGGGAACCAATCGCATCGAGGTGGCCAAACTGGACGGTCAGCACAGACAGGTGCTGGTGTGGAAAGATCTGGACAGTCCACGAGCGCTGGCACTCGACCCCGCTGAAGG gttCATGTACTGGACTGAATGGGGCGGACGGCCAAAGATCGACCGCGCTGCGATGGACGGTTCTGGTCGCATCACTCTGGTGCCAAACGTGGGTCGAGCTAACGGACTGACCATTGATTATGCTGAACGACGCCTCTACTGGACGGATCTCGACACGACACTCATAGAATCGTCCAACATGCTCG gTCTGGAGCGTGAGGTCATCGCTGATGATCTGCCTCATCCGTTTGGACTCACTCAGTATCAGGATTACATCTACTGGACCGACTGGAGTCAGCGCAGCATCGAACGAGCCAATAAGACCAGCGGACAGAACCGCACCATCATACAGGGTCATCTGGATTACGTCATGGACATCCTGGTGTTTCACTCGTCCAGACAAGGCGGCTGGAACGCCTGTGTGTCCACTAACGGTCACTGTTCTCACCTGTGTCTCGCCGTACCTGTCAGCGGCTTTGTGTGCGGATGTCCAGCGCATTACTCGCTCAATTATGACAACAAGACATGCAGCG CGCCCACGTCGTTCCTGCTCTTCAGTCAGAAGTCAGCGATCAATCGTATGGTTATTGACGAGCAGCAGAGTCCAGACATCATTCTGCCCATTCACAGTCTGAGAAACGTGCGCGCCATCGACTACGACCCTCTCGATCGACAGCTGTACTGGATCGACTCCAAACAGAACGTCATCCGCCGCGCGCAGGAGGACGGAAACCAG AGTACAATTGTGGTATCGAGCGCGATGGGCGGGGCTAACCTTGGCCTGCAGCCGTACGACCTCAGCATCGACATCTACAGCCGCTTTATCTACTGGACGAGCGAAGTGACCAACGTCATCAACGTGACGCGCACGGACGGCTCTCGTGTTGGTGTGGTTCTCCGCGGGGAACATGACAAACCACGTGCGATCGTGGTGAACCCAGAGAGAGG GTACATGTACTTCACTAACCTGCAGGAACGTTCACCGAAGATCGAGCGTGCCGCTTTGGATGGGACGGAGCGTGAGGTTCTGTTCTTCAGCGGTCTCGGGAAACCCGTCGCTCTTACAGTTGATAATGAGCTGGGGAAACTCTTCTGGGTCGACATGGACCTGAGACGCATTGAGAGCAGCGACCTGTCCG GAGCCAATCGGATCGTCATTGAGGATTCAAACATCCTACAGCCGGTGGGACTGACGGTGTTTGGGAATCACCTGTACTGGATCGATCGACAGCAGCAGATGATCGAACGGATCGATAAGGTCACACGAGAGGGACGCACGAAGATTCAGGCACGAATCGCCTCATTGAGCGACATCCACGCCGTACATGAGGTCGACATGCAGGAGTACA ATAAACACCCATGCACGTCTGAGAACGGCGGCTGCTCGCACATCTGTATCGTGAAAGGAGACGGAACGACGCGCTGCTCGTGTCCCGTTCACCTGGTGTTACTGCAGGACGAACTCTCCTGTGGAG AGCCGCCCACTTGTTCTCCTGAGCAGTTCTCGTGCTCGTCCGGTGAGGTGGATTGTATCCCGCAGGCGTGGCGCTGCGACGGCTTCGCCGAGTGTGACGACAGCAGCGATGAGCGCGACTGTCCCGTGTGTTCGGATGAAGAGTTCCAGTGCGACAGTAAACAATGTGTTGATATTTCACTGCGCTGTAATGGAGAGATCAACTGTCAGGACCGATCCGATGAGAACAAGTGTGAAG TTCACTGTCCCAGGGATCAGTTCACCTGTGCGAACGGTCAGTGCATCGGACCACACAAGaaatgtgatcataacatggactGCACAGATAACTCTGATGAGGTCGGATGCT ATGCGACAGAAGAGCCGTCCTTTCCTCCGACGAACACCATTGGCTCAATTGTGGGCGTGGTCATGGTGCTGTTCGTGGTGGGCGCGGTTTATTTCGTGTGTCAGCGCGTTCTGTGTCCTCAGATGAAGGACGACGGTGAGACGATGACGAATGATTTTGTGGTTCACGGACCGTCATCGGTGCCGCTGGGATACGTCCCTCACCCGAGCTCTCTCACGGGGTCACTGCCAG GCATGTCTCGTGGGAAGTCTGTGATTGGCTCTTTGAGCATCATGGGCGGCAGCAGTGGGCCACCTTACGACCGCGCTCATGTGACTGGCGCTTCATCCAGCAGCTCGTCGAGTACGAAGGGCGCACACTTCCCTCCT ATTCTGAATCCTCCTCCGTCACCCGCCACTGTGAGGTCACAATACACCATGGAGTTTGGATACTCATCTAACAGTCCGTCAACACACCGCTcgtacag ctaCAGGCCGTACAGTTACCGTCACTTCGCTCCTCCGACAACACCGTGCAGCACAGACGTGTGTGACAGCGATTACACGCCGGGTCGTCGAGTGCCACATGCATCCAGTGCCGTCGCTAAGGGCTACATGAGTGACCTGAACTACGACTCGGAGCCCCTCCCCCCGCCGCCCACCCCGCGCAGTCAATATCTGTCTGCGGAGGAGAACTGTGAGAGCTGCCCGCCCTCACCGTACACCGAACGCAGCTACTCGCATCACCTGTACCCCCCGCCCCCCTCGCCCTGCACGGACTCGTCCTGA